The Cyclopterus lumpus isolate fCycLum1 chromosome 3, fCycLum1.pri, whole genome shotgun sequence genome includes the window ttttgtgttcAAGGTTGGACCAGGCCCCTGTGTTGTGGAGGATCCCACTCAGCATCTACTCGGATCTGATGGGTTGCCAAAGGAAACTGTGTGATGCCCTGCAGCCCAAAATTGACAACGTTCCACTAAGCAATAATGAAGGCAACTCAGCAGAGataaaaatgtgcatttgtcATAAAGAGCCATGTCTTTACAAATCTCAGCAACACCACACCTTCCTTACCATTGTGGATGCTAATAAGTCTCCCTTCATTATCAAACTGTAATAACCTCCCTTTCTCTTAATTGGTAATTTATCAGTATCTACAGATGTATAGATGGTTTTAGGGGTATTTCTCTCACTGGTTCAGTCGTAGACATGCACATGTTCTGGACTTTGAGGTAGTAAAGACATGGGCACACTGGCATTGCTCAAGGGTACTGCCTGTGTGCTCTTGAGCAACACACTGAACCATAAATTCAGTTCAGTACTGCAGCTGACCTTGTGCGCTCTGTCCAATCTGAGCCCATGCTTGTGCCTACGAGAATTTCAAATGATCTctctttaattatgttttcattatcaTCTTGCGAAAAACCTAATTTCAGAACTACATTACATACTTCATTTTGTCAATTGTATTCTgtaacattaattaaaatatatttttgtcaatatagctgtctctctttttttgtcttttgccaGTTCCAAAATCAAGCTTTTGTCAgagtattttagtttttgtcagGGACAGATGCaataatatccatccatccatccattttcaataccgcttatcctcattagggtcgcgggggcgctggagcctatcccagctgacatagggcgaaggcaggggacaccctggacaggccgccagtccatcgagggcacatgtagggacatacaaccattcactctcacattcacacctatgggcaatttagagatcaattaacctgcagcatgtctttggactgtgggaggaagccggagagcccggagagaacccacgctgccacggggagaacatgcaaactccacacagaaggaccgctccgaccgggaattgaacccacagccctcttgctgtgaggcgacagtgctagccactacaccaccgtgcagccctatgCAATAATATGTCTTACTTTAAAAGCAGACATTTTCAGAATGACAGaaaaaatgtgctttaaaaaaacacttatgaGTCCATTATAAAACTATGAGATCATTCCTTTATCAATGGCAAACACGTCTTTGTATAGTTTTGTTTATAAACGTTATACCTATTGACTTCATGAAAACGGACAACAATTAGCAGGAGTTGCATACGTAATTTAAGTTCAACAACTGCCCATGTTGTAATTATTTTGACCTGCTCGGTGAGTTTGATTGGTGAGCCCCTCCTCTCCACTGGACTCCTCCACTATTCGGAAGTGACGACTAAAAGGGGATCGGCTCACGTACGCCCCGCCTCCCcgcctgctcacacacacgcctcaCTTTACGTAAATACTTTTTCTTCCTTGTAGAAACAATCAGAGCTGTGAGTCGCTTCCTTGTGAGTTCCAGCAGTTTGCAGAGAGGCTACAGAAGTGAACGCAATGGGGAAAATCGAGTGGGCGATGTGGGCCAATGAGCAGGCTCTGGCCTCAGGACTCAGTAAGTAACACCATGTGTTAGTTGAAAAGAAACACTTTTATTAAGTGAGTTTTATAGAAATTATTGTGTTATTAACTTACATGAGCAATTTTGATCATgtaagttatttattattattatttttacttccTTGACCAAATAGACCAAATTATgctacatatttatatttatttatattaatgtcaTAGCAATTACAACATCATTAAATTCAAGTCttttaataacaaataaaaatgtttttcaaagtCGAAGCAATACACAATTTAACAtaggcttttcttttctctttgagTGGATTCATAAAAGGTATGATTGTAATTTTAACTTCCTGCTTCCTTCTTTCAGTTCTCCTCACTGGAGGCATTGTTGGGGTGGCTGGACAGTTCAGAGGCTGGCAGTTTGCTGCTTATGCTATGTATCCTTCATACTAAAACCAGGATGATTGAGTTTAATCAAAAGAAGTTTTGAACACTCAAGTTGTCTCTTTGTGAACATGTTCACAATTCAATTTCCAGAGTAACTTTGACATTTCTTTACCGAAATGGAAGTCTGTGCAGAAGAAAAGTTTTGGTACGCTGTTATTCAGCATTGATATGACAGCATGGCAtgctcataataataataataataaatcacaaaGCCTGAAATAACTACCAGTATTTACTTTTTGCACATATTTAACCAGTATGTATCAAATAGGTTTGGCTCCATTTGGATACATTAATCAATATTTGTTCATTGGTGAAATCACTTTAATCACTTATCACTTTCTTACCATGTTCCTCCATACTACTATTTCCTTTATATCCGAAACAATCAGTCCCTCCATCATTCTCAATATCACTGAACCTTGTAGTGGCCACAGATGTTCATTTAAATGAGCTTTGATGTCCTGTCATAGTTATTATGTAACGAGTGAACCTTGTGAGATTAAACGGCCTTGACAGATAACTAGTGTTGCcggggtgtttgtgtgtctcctgGAGTATCCCAGAAGCAAGAGGGCCAAAGGCACGAGTGTGGAGAGAACGTAAGTGATGTCTTTTTCCTataaccctttttttaaatatatgtatacatattttaagTTCTGTGATTATTTCTAATTCCTCAGTCCTGTTTCTTGTTTCCCCTCAGGGGCCAGTATTGCTTCACTGTATGTGTGAAATCCTTTGGGCCATTGACAAGGAACTATTATGTCAGAGGATCATTACATGCTGCGTGAGTTCATTATGACAGACACTTTTCTTTGCTTGACTGCATTCCTCTCTTCACCACCCGACAAAAGACGAACCACGTGTCTTTATGGcctgttttctgtctttcttaGAATCTGTGTACCTGGAGGTTTTATGCTTTCAACTGTCCTTGGATGTGTCTGCCTCGGCATTTCCAGCATTATCTACTTTGTGGTAAGTTTTAAACTTTTACCACATGAATCTCTAATTATAGCAGGTACCATTTAATAAAGTTCTTAGATGAGGCAGTAAGTGGCCAGTTGACTGAAACAAGGAAATGGCAACAAGGAAGAGATTGTTTTATTACTGGTTCCTCTGTTGAGACATGGCACTCTAATTATGAAATCTGACCCATCAGGGGCGTGCCTGAATTCTTCAAAAGTACTAGATGGTGTTACCAAAGTCATAAAGTGTCTCTCACGCTGTACAATTTCTTAATATAATCATGCATAGAACTATGAGTGTACAGGATAAGGACCACTGTTTTGTATCCTCCCATTACTGTTGTTGGGATTTGTTGATCTTACTGACTTGTTTTCCATGTCATCTTTTTGTGTAATAGGCAGCTATCCGAGGTGAACACTGGGAGCCCATTCTTCCGAGGAAGGAGATCAGCCGAGAGGTACAGGACACCGTTAAGAATCCTCCCCAGAATCCACCACCAAGACCTCCTCCTGAGACACGCAGGAAACGGGTAGACGACCTTGAGGAAGCAGCCTATGACAACCCCATCCCTGTTAGCGAGTAACTAACCAGCTCATTGCCCCGTCCTCTGTAACCTTTTCCCTGTCTGCCTGAGAGCTTGGGACAGTTCAACCTATCAAAACCAGTCACAGTTGGGCAGAACCACATTATCTCATCCTAGACAAATGATTAGTTTTCTGAAGTCAAGTGAAGTGACTGGCCTTCTTACTCAACCTGTAGAGAAATACTGTACCTTGAGAGAGAACATTGAAAATGTTTCTTAACTAGAATTGAGAATTCAATAAGGAAAAGAAAGCCTACAACAGAAATCAAATGTAAATGCTACAGCTGCCAAGTGGGAACCATTTACAAAAGGTGTCAAGTCAAAAGACTGTAGGTGATGTAGGCATTGTACTGCTGTTAAAAGTGCAAACCAATACCTGTTTACTGTGCTCACCGCTAGAATTAATATCAAGTTGTGTTGCATCCACTGTATTGTGTTGCCATGGATATATCTTACAATCTACTGTAATATGTACTTACACTCTGTTCTTAACccctgtgtatttgtgtatttcttgaGGTCAATTGATCACAATCCTGAAAGGACAACATAACGATGTTTGCTCGGATTAAATTGACATATTGGGTTTTGGCTGTATCGGGCTGATTATATTTGGCATTTATCATAattttgttgtttgtattttgatgtattgtAAATAAATGCCTTGGGTGCCTTGAATCAGGATTTATGATGGTTTTGTACTTTcatatgtattattttacaAGTTTCCCTTGGATGGTTATTTTAAGAAAGGACATTTGCAACTTCCCCCTTTCGCAAACGCTACATTTCAATATACATTTCTCACCTcgtatttcttttctctttgttgcCTTAATGTgtgattaatttatttatctggCTGGTTGTCAGACAAGTTCTGcatctttcctttttatttataagttttaatgttggttttgtttttgttggtcaTGGATGATCTGCTCAGCAGCTGTAGTCTGTGTGGATACCAGAGAGGTGCAATGATACTTCCCCATTTTTATTTGTGGCGCTGTAACATGACCATCATTATATTGCACTTATTGGATTTACagtaatattattttatgtttatgctTCTAACAAATACTTTAAAGTAATAATGATTTAGTTTCTTGTATGAAATCAGTGTTCTtatttcatttactttttagttTTAAGTATCAAGACAATACAGTGTTTTACTCGGGTAAATACTGCCACCTCCTGCTGTAttggaaaacaacaaatagACTGAGTTCATTTGGAGCAGTATGAGTTTCATTAGAGTTTTAGTCAAAGTGAGGCAAAACAATCACAGCACAAGTCATAAACTGAGTTACACttaaattgtttaatttgtaaagaaaaaaaacaataaagccCATTTCCATGAGATACAAAAGCAAAGTGCAGCCCATTTAGAATGAATAATTATAACACTCTCACAACTTAAAGAAATAAATCTCAGCCATCAACTGAGAGGCGATTACAGGACTATATGTAGTATGAATACAACGTTGTATACTTCCTGATATTATTTGCTTATGATCGGCATATGTTTTAACTGCTTATGTCAATTGTTTACATCATCTGGTCTTTATATGAGTCAATTGCTGGCATTGTGTATTTCCTACTATGCATTTTGCTTGACACATTATTTTGCGCTTTATCCTCTAATAATTTGTTTGTCATCTTTATCACCTCCTTTATCATCTGCCTTCTCCTTTTCTGATTTGGCATAGaagtcttttttattgttatctTAATGGCTTATTTAATATTTGGTCCGCGAAAAAATTGTTGTAAACTAACATTGGTTTACTGGACCCCTGTATGCTCCTTGGAAgtggatgaaaataaataatattggaTGCAATTTCCATCTGTCCTGTAGAGGGCAGTAAGAGGCCTAGAAGGGTTGACACAtttaggaggaagaagaagaagaagaagaagaagaagaagaaagggaaacCAATAGAATTTACCCTTATTGCATCGGgttgttgtgtctgttagctAACGCGTAACTACTTTGATCGTGGCTACTTAACCTATGTGTATGTGTCCTATGAGCAGTGGACAATGTCGACCCGGGCTCTGCGAAGGCTTAAAGGGAAGCAGCGGGGCCAGGAGGCCCTGGACCTCGGGGATCTAACTTTGGGTGACAGCTCGGAGGAGCAGCTGGACTCGGCTAATGTTTATCCTCCGTCTAATCGCAAAGACAGCAGCCGAAaggcaaagaaaaacaaggctCAGAAAAACGTCAGCAACATTTATGAATTGGTAAGCGGACTGTGTGGTTGTCCGAACATGTTGCTTTGGCCGTGACGCCGCGGTGTGTTTTCTACCCCCGTCCATACACCTCGTTACCTCAAGCTAGCCGTGTGTCGTCAACGTTAGCTCGTTTCTCGGCTCATTGAAACTAAGACCGATTTTATTCCGGTTTAAGTAGCTAAGTTAACAAGATGTTTATCAGAAGCGGTCTACTGCACCAACctgaagaaaacacagacaagaaGGGTACAGCATACTGTACAACAGGCATGTTTACTAGCCGTTAAATCACATACGACCAAAATGGAGACGAACACATCTGCAAATGATGCAACTCTGTTTAAAGTTTCAGACAATTATCTTGTTGTTAATCAAATTGTGGACAGATTGTTTTGATTGttcttataaataaaatgaagttGGTCGTGGACTCGCACAGGCCTCGCCTCCGATAAAGATAATAATCATGTAGTTTGTTACGTGAACACGTGAATTAAAATGtagaaagagtgagtgagatGTAGTTAATGtttaactgtaaaaaaagaaacgtcgACAAATGAAATTggatctcttgtgtttgtgaagcAGCGGATCACTGTAAATCAAGACATCGCGGTGTTATTGTATCAAAATAAGATTTACTTTGCATCAACTTTATGCTGTGTCAAAATCATAAGCTGAAGGGAATTATTACCCCTTTACTCTGCAAAATGCATGTTTCAGttaattttaatattaaaagtTGTGACACAGGTTTACCAGCATCTTAGGTTGTAGGTCTATTATGTATCACAACAGCATGATCATTTAATGTGTGAGCTTTTTGTTCCAACAGGTTGAAGTACCTTACACCTCTCTCTACACTAAATATGTATTCAAGCTACAAAACATCCATAAGCTGTGGTTCACAATATTTAGTTTGCGTATCCTTGTTCTTGTCACTTTGAAcacacatcgtgtctatgtttAGTGGTTGGCTTGTTGTAACCGTGTCATGGTTTCAGGAAAAGTTTTGTCTTGATGTTGGACAGTTTTCTGCGATGTTCCAAGTAGCTTTGGGGCTTTTACGGACTTTTAGCACCTGCTTTACCCAACACTCTCAAATGTCACATGTTTACTAGATAGGTGATGCAGACAATGAAGCAGAGAACATCTCACCTGACGAAGAGGCCGAAAAGCCagatggaaataaaacaaatgactctgaaaaaaatgatatcagagaaacagaggaacCAGATGAAAAGCAAGAGGAAACTTCTACAAAGGTAGATCAAGCAAAGCGAGAAGAAAGATGTCTTTCTGTGATCCCAAGATTTTACTTTAACAATATTATTCTGATCGTCTTTGCCTAATACTAAACTCCAATCTCTCTTGTCTTTAACAGTCTTTGTCTGGAGACagagttaaaaagaaaaagaaaaagaaaaagacaaaaatgacGACAGAAGACGGACAGGTAATTGTATTTCAAAGGGATTCTTCTCTAGCGGgacattaaatacaataaacCCATTAATAGAATTAGTGACAACCTAATTAATATTTAGCATTCATAACATGTCCTGAAAATATTTTGTACATTGTCTTACAGAGCCAGAAATTAAATTTCAACAATACAGAACTAAAGCATTTCTTTAGCCTTTTTTAAACACCAATTAAACATTGTCttacccttttttctttctttttcttttcctaaatTAACTCCAGGAGGCTGTACCAAACGATAATATTGATTTATTGCTGCAAAATCTGGAGCAGTCCAATGGTCTGAGTTTACAAAATGAGGATTGCAGCGGCTCTGACAGAAAATCCGTGCTACATGTGGAGCACAGGTGAGGAGACCAACATCTCATGTAGACAAAATTGACAGTCAGATCAGATTGCAGTtttttgttaattattttttaccacCCAGACTTAGTGACAGAAGTATTAATCTGTACATTGACATGCACACAACACTCTGTCTACTGTACTGTATTAGTCCATTAGTTATTGTGTTGAATACATTTAAGCTGGGtcaaaataaagacaattatatttgaatatgtttatGGAGTAGTTGTCGCCCCTGACCACTGCACAGCTGACATGACTTAACTCGGCAGTGTTCAGTTCAGTAGCCTCACTTACTATTATGTACATTTCTGTGATACCTTATTGCGACCATGTGGGGGTGCTTTGCtcacacaagaaaaaacaactatttggAGGCTGTACCAATCAACACAGAATTGTAGTGCACAGGATTGAGTGCCCCACTGGTATGGTCACTTACTTAATCTTTCCTATGTAAACCTTTTGTTCAGTACAGTTACCCCTCAATTTGTCAATGTTGCTCAAagatcaaatgaaaatgtcatcagAATTATGACTATCCAGTAGAGTCAAGCTCAAGTTAATCATATGTTAATCATAACACCTATATTTTTCTTGGTATGCGTTTCCTCAGCTGGCCCATGTCGTCACTTAGCCTGTCAAGATTTTAATGTTTGTGTCAATTCATTAGGAACCTCAACCCAGAGACGGAGCTGAAGAGATATTTCGGGGCTCGAGCTGTTCAGGGGGATCAAAGGTAAAAAGAGTAGTGAAAATGTTTGTGAGGCTGTTTGGCTTTAAATGCCCATGCCGTCTGTGTGTATGCAGTATTTTCGTTTGCTTATTTTCATGGGTCTTCTTTTTGACAGACCTCGACAGAGAAACCGACAGTTTCACCGAAGCACCTGGATGACAAATCCTAAGGACAGCTGGCCTCGTTTCAGCCGCCCAGGTAGGCTTTTCCTGATAGTCATCTGAAATGTATTCTGTTGCTTTTTCAAAAGTATCATTTCAGGCTTAAACTGAGGTTTTGTTGTTTGCCAAGTTTAATGACATTCCTCTTTGTTGAGCGGTCTATAAACTGTAGAATAATGCAATAGAAAGatgcatgtatatattatttgtatccCACTTGACTCaacttctcttttctctttatgtgttgtttaaaaatgaatatgcaGTTGGCTTCGTGGTCCTGATATTAATTCACCAAAATGCATGCATAAgagactttatttttttttacactataTCATTTGCAAAAACTCATCTGCAATGTACTCTTGCTTCTTCAATTCCATTACTGtgacttaaatatatattcactatATACCACCCctctttctttgtgttgttgttcttaaCTGTTTAATGCCTCCAAAGGAATCTCAATGACTCTACTGCAGTCAAAGGAAGGCATTCAGTACTTCACCTTTGAGCACGGTCGGCAGTACCAACAAGTACAGTTCAAGTTCCTGGATGCTGTCGAGTCCATGGATCCCAACAACATTGTGGTAAAAGACTTGACGCTCTGCTCGTTGGTGTCATTGTATTGATGTTGCCAGTGGTGCATAAAGTAATCAGTGTTAAATGTTGTAGGGTAGCAGGAATGGTCATGAAACATTGCACAGACAATGGTTGTTATTCTAAGCTTCTCAACTCTTGAATCGGCATGAACAAATCTTCttgaatcatcatcatcatcatcatcatcggtaCAACAAAATCAAAAACTCCAGTTAaaataactttgttcaaagTCGTATCAGACCGTTGTGTGCACCTAAAACTTTAGAAGAGAAGTCAGAGTTTAGTCCCAATGAGCACtggatggaaaaagaaaatgtccattCACTGAGTTTAAAAGTGTGCTGTCCACATCTCTCGTGActcatgttttcttctcccatTAAAGGCATTTGTTCTATTCTGACTTTGTTTatgtcttctctttttctctccaggcATTGCTTCAGCTTAACCCCTACCATATTGATTCCTTGctgcagctctctgatgtgTGCCGCATACAGGAGGATCAGGAGATGGCGAGGGACCTCATCGGTGAGGATCATATGTTTCTTCTGTAAATCACATCAATTCCAAGCCAGagactgtaaatgtgtttggaTCGCAGCAACGACCCAGAtgccaaaataaaaagcagaatcTGTTTCAGAGCAACTGATTGATGCCGGTTAGAAGCAGACTACTACTATTTGTTGTATTAAGTATATTGCGATGATTTCTTCCTACATTTTAAGCTATTATCAAATGCTAACCCTAAACCAATTTGTTTATAGCTCCTTCTGTTAACATTTtatgtttgactctaaatttgAAAGACATGAAATGACTCGGTCCCTCTTCAGACATAATTAGGCTTTCCAAGTC containing:
- the LOC117728730 gene encoding cytochrome b-245 light chain, whose amino-acid sequence is MGKIEWAMWANEQALASGLILLTGGIVGVAGQFRGWQFAAYAIVAGVFVCLLEYPRSKRAKGTSVERTGQYCFTVCVKSFGPLTRNYYVRGSLHAAICVPGGFMLSTVLGCVCLGISSIIYFVAAIRGEHWEPILPRKEISREVQDTVKNPPQNPPPRPPPETRRKRVDDLEEAAYDNPIPVSE